Proteins co-encoded in one Terriglobales bacterium genomic window:
- a CDS encoding efflux RND transporter periplasmic adaptor subunit — protein sequence MARIERQSGKMTGLLLAVVVTMLAAGCSRQGDPNAGGPPATPVTIEAARSVTIQDTTEYVAQLKSRNSAVLMPQVEGQVVEIYVHSGDRVAAGAPLMQIDPLKQQATVRSQEDTRTAKQAAVVYARQQYERTKGLYEAQVASKQDLDSAKSALDSAEAELRALDAQVREQQVQLHYYKVVAPTAGIVGDIPVRVGDRVTTSTVLTTVDKPGPLEAYVEVPVERSAQLKLGMPLEILDSGDNVVARSKVDFISPEVSNQTQTVLVKSNLANPEGKLRTAQFIRARAVWGTRQAPVVPVLAVERLSGQYFAFVAEPSGKGLVARQRPLKLGEIVGNDYVVLEGLQPGDRLIVSGGQSLVDGAPVTAAQ from the coding sequence ATGGCGAGGATCGAGCGGCAATCCGGGAAGATGACGGGCTTGTTGCTGGCCGTGGTGGTGACGATGTTGGCCGCGGGCTGCTCCCGCCAAGGCGATCCTAACGCAGGCGGGCCGCCGGCCACGCCCGTCACGATCGAAGCCGCGCGCTCCGTCACCATCCAGGACACCACGGAATACGTAGCCCAGCTCAAATCGCGCAACTCGGCCGTGCTGATGCCGCAGGTCGAGGGCCAAGTGGTCGAGATCTACGTGCACTCGGGCGACCGGGTGGCCGCGGGCGCGCCCCTCATGCAGATCGACCCGCTGAAGCAGCAGGCCACGGTGCGCAGCCAGGAAGACACGCGCACCGCCAAGCAGGCGGCGGTGGTCTACGCGCGCCAGCAGTACGAGCGCACCAAGGGTCTGTACGAGGCGCAGGTGGCCAGCAAGCAGGACCTGGACTCGGCCAAGTCGGCGCTGGATTCGGCAGAAGCGGAATTGCGGGCGCTGGACGCGCAGGTCCGGGAGCAGCAGGTACAACTGCACTACTACAAGGTGGTGGCGCCCACGGCGGGCATTGTGGGCGACATCCCGGTGCGGGTGGGCGACCGGGTCACCACCTCGACCGTGCTGACCACGGTGGACAAGCCGGGCCCGCTCGAGGCTTACGTGGAGGTCCCGGTGGAGCGCTCCGCGCAGCTCAAGCTGGGGATGCCGCTGGAGATCCTGGACTCCGGGGACAACGTGGTGGCCCGGAGCAAGGTGGACTTCATCTCGCCCGAGGTCAGCAACCAGACGCAGACCGTCCTGGTGAAGTCGAACCTCGCCAATCCCGAGGGCAAGCTGCGGACGGCGCAGTTCATCCGCGCGCGGGCGGTCTGGGGGACGAGGCAGGCGCCGGTGGTACCGGTGCTGGCGGTGGAGCGGCTGAGCGGGCAGTACTTCGCCTTCGTCGCCGAGCCCAGCGGCAAGGGCCTGGTGGCGCGGCAACGGCCGCTCAAGCTGGGCGAGATCGTGGGGAACGACTACGTGGTGCTGGAGGGCCTGCAGCCCGGCGACCGCCTTATCGTCTCCGGTGGGCAGAGCCTGGTGGACGGGGCGCCGGTCACGGCGGCGCAGTAA